One Narcine bancroftii isolate sNarBan1 chromosome 3, sNarBan1.hap1, whole genome shotgun sequence DNA window includes the following coding sequences:
- the LOC138758435 gene encoding transcription factor Jun-like: MATLPKMDQPFYHDDSFFAGYGASDGAMHEYGSKYLKPGLNLSLAEPSRALKGPSRHPEDGLLSAGDSGLLKLASPELERLIIQSSNGVITTTPTPGQYFCARNITDEQEGFADGFVKALEELHKINHVGSVAASPAMNCNASHAYGTSGPSEVPPPPVYTNLTAYNSSALSAAATYPTATISYLPPPPLAYNLAPLPVGHPRLQTLKEEPQTVPEVHSRGETPPLSPIDMENQERIKAERKRMRNRVAASKCRKRKLERIARLEDKVKSLKSDNAGLASTATVLRDQVSQLKQKVMTHISSGCQIVLTQKLQGF, from the coding sequence ATGGCTACGCTTCCGAAGATGGACCAGCCGTTTTACCACGACGACTCCTTCTTTGCGGGCTACGGGGCTTCGGACGGCGCGATGCACGAGTACGGGTCCAAGTACTTGAAGCCCGGTCTGAACCTGAGCCTGGCCGAGCCGTCCCGTGCGCTGAAAGGGCCGAGCAGGCACCCGGAGGACGGGCTGCTGAGCGCTGGCGACTCGGGACTCTTGAAACTCGCCTCTCCCGAGCTGGAGCGTCTGATCATCCAATCGAGCAATGGGGTGATCACCACCACGCCCACCCCCGGACAGTATTTCTGTGCGAGGAACATCACGGACGAGCAGGAGGGGTTCGCCGACGGCTTCGTCAAGGCGCTGGAGGAGCTGCATAAGATCAACCATGTCGGCTCGGTCGCCGCCAGCCCGGCCATGAACTGTAACGCCAGCCACGCCTACGGGACGTCGGGACCGTCCGAGGTGCCGCCGCCGCCGGTCTACACCAACCTGACCGCCTACAATAGCAGCGCCCTGTCGGCCGCGGCCACCTACCCCACGGCCACCATCAGCTACCTGCCGCCGCCGCCGCTCGCCTACAACCTGGCCCCGCTGCCCGTGGGTCACCCGAGGTTGCAGACGCTCAAGGAGGAGCCGCAGACCGTGCCCGAGGTGCACAGCCGGGGCGAGACCCCGCCGCTCTCGCCCATCGACATGGAGAACCAGGAGCGCATCAAAGCGGAGAGGAAGCGCATGAGGAACCGGGTGGCGGCTTCCAAGTGCCGCAAGAGGAAATTGGAGAGGATCGCCCGGCTGGAGGACAAGGTGAAGAGCTTGAAATCGGACAATGCGGGGTTGGCGTCCACGGCCACGGTGCTGCGGGACCAGGTCTCTCAGCTGAAGCAGAAAGTCATGACTCACatcagcagtggatgccagatagTGTTAACTCAAAAACTCCAGGGCTTCTGA